The Methanobacteriaceae archaeon DNA window TTTTCCAATTAAATCATTCTCATCATATCCCAATACTGAAGTTAAACTATTATTCACTTTAGTTATGTTTCCTTTATGGTCTGCTAGAATTAATAAATTAGGCATAGTAGAGATAATTTTTTCTGCTGCTTGAGATGGAGTTAGAATAGGGAAATCATATCTCCAAACCCCATAAGCAATGAAAACTAGGCCTATAGTTAAAAAAGTCTTGGTTAATTCTGGAATCTGAATGTAGAAACTTCTTAAAATAAAATCTGTGATTATACCCAATATAAGTGGCATGAATATTCCAAAGCTAATATAGAATGATTGTCTTTTTTGTCCGGTCTCTGATTGAAATGCATACAAAAATACCATCCATGACGAAATAAATGAAACTAATACGGTCCAAAGGGCAAATAAATCATAGATAGTTTCATCTAAGGGTATAGAATATATCCATCCCCAGTACTCATGTATGGGTGGTCCTATGAAAAAATTGGTTCCTATACCTAAAATTACAAAAATCAATGCTGGCCCATAAATCAGCAAGTAAGTTAATTTACTTCTCAAGATATATGATCTTTGAGTAAAAATAAACGCGGTATGTAGCAATACTGCTGGTATAAAAGGCCAAAATGCACTAAATTTCAGCCATATAAATGCACTACCTGATGATTCTGCTAAACGATAAGCAAATTCACAAAGTGCCATGAATGAAACAAGTACGCTGAAAATAGTAATTGTTCGATTTAGAGAGTTCTTAGGGTTCCTAAAGTAAATGAAGTTAGCTATAAAAAAGGAGGTTATGGCCGATATTAAGGAAATTATTGCAAATTCATTCAATTTGGATTTCACCTTCACTAATATTAATTATTGCTCTTTATTAATATTAACTTTTATTATTTAAAATCCACTAATTCAATATATTTAACCCAAAAACAGAAATTAAATAATTTAAAACCAGTGCAATATCTTTAATTTAGTTAAAACTTTTTAATAATACTTTAATTGGATTAGATTCATTTTAAAAGAAAATTAAGTATTTTAGTAGGCAATATTAATAACTTAAAAGGAAGTGATCTTTTAAATCAGCTTATAAGAAATATTGGGGACGATTTTATCCTACAATGTAATAATGAGCATCTAAAAGATCTTGAAGTTAAATTAGAGTCTTTAAATGGTAATAAATAATATTATACTAATGTAAAAATAAATAAAATAAAAAAATATTAAATTTTAATTTTATATTATCTATTAAAATCGATTTTTCCATTAAATTCTTTTAAAACACCTTTATTAATCATATCTCGCAGAACACTATTTATACGATCAAAGGTCTTCTTACTGGTGGTCTTGAAACCAAAGAGACGTGAAGTTTTAATAACCAGTTCTCTCTCAGGAGTCATGGATTCAAAGTCCAGAACCATTCTAATGGCCTCTTCTATTTCTTCCGCAGAAATAAAGGTAATATTTGGTTTATAAATCCTCTGCCTAACTGGCACATTAGATGTGTCATTCAATAATAAGAAGTCACCGCTACGCCTTATATTACCATTGTTTTCAGCCATCTCTACTGCACTGGAGATAATATTCCGTACTTTATTTCCTGCTCTCCTAAGGCCACATCCCTCACGAATTCTCCTAATAATTTCTTCATAATGAATAGGGCCCTCTATAGATACAATTTCACTAACTACAGTAGATACAACAGGAGTAGGACTTTTATAAAGTTCATCAGAAGTTGTTAGAGTAGTAGATTCATAAGGTTGATAGGGAATGAGTTTATCTTCTAATTTTGGTGGTGAAGATGGGTTTAATTGTTTAGAATGTTCTGAATCTATTTCTTCAGTTTGAAGATTTGATTCTTCTAGATCTGTTTCCTTAGATAATGGTTGGCCAATATCTGAGTCAATAGTAGAATCAATATCACTAGTTTTAACATTTCCAGTAATATCTGAATCTTCAGAATCTATATCTTCCGAAGGTATATTTTCAGCATCAATATTTTTAGAAACTATATTTTCAGGATGGGCATAACTTGATTGGACTTCAAAAGAACTATCAAGTTCTGAAGAAGATAATTTTATACCATTCTCAATGAGAACCTCATTTTCAGACTTTTCATCCATAGTTTCTTCTGCTAATTCACCTATTGCAATTTCAGATTCTTCAATTTCTTCTAAATTCTCTCCTAGATCATTGATTTCTTCTGATTCTTTTTCAAGCTCAGTAGTTGTTTCTATTTCAATAACACCAATGGCATTTAATAGCTTTTTCTGGGTTTCTTCCCGATTCCGGTACCAGTCAGTGGACCATACATGAATAATCTTCCAACCCAGGCCTTCTAAAACCTGTTCACGGAGACGATCCCTATCACGGGCCACAGCAGAGCTGTGATACATGGCCCCATCACATTCAATACCTACCATGTATCTTCCATGGTCTTCTGGATCTACAATAGCCATATCTACTCTAAAACCAGCGCATCCTATACTTCTTTCTACTTCTAGGCCATGTTCTTCCAGGAATTGGTAAACTGAGTCTTCAAATGGGCTCTGTATTTCATCATTAGTTCCTTTTTCTAGGCTTAAGCTACCGTTTTCAGCGTATTGTAAAAAGGTTTTGAGAGCTTTCACCCCAAATGGTGTTCCCCCAGTTACATGGAGATCCATGGAACGGAAATTAGAAAAGGCCACACATTTTTCCCGGGCCCTGGTAATGAGTACATTTAAACGGCGTTCTCCACCTTCTTGATTTAATGGGCCGAAGTTCATGGATATTTTTTGATTTTCATCAAATCCATAACCTATACTAATGAATATAACATCCCTTTCGTCACCCTGGATAGTTTCCAGATTTTTAACAAAGAAATGCTCGTCAGCATCTTCTCTAAAGTACCTTTCCATTTTAGGATGTTCTTTTCGCATTAATTCCAGTTCTTCTAGAATTGCGTTCATCTGGGCCACAGAAAAAGTCCCAACACCCAGACTCTTAGTTCCTTTATACTTTCTAAAGTGATTGAATATTTCTTTAACAACTTCCTTAGCTTCAACCGGGTTGAAAGATCCTCTTCCACGCTCATAAACAGTTTCTGGAAGATAATTAAGTTTTAAACCTAATTCTTCACTTTCATGGCAGGGTGAAGGATAAACTAGAAGGTAGTTATCATAGAATTCCTGGTTGGATACTGCAATCAGTGATTCGTGCCGGCTACGGTAGTGCCAGCGCAACATTTTTACCTGGAAACTACGTTTGCACAGGTGAAGAATACTTTCCATGTCTGCTGCTCGAGCCACTTCTTCTGTTTCCTCTTCAGATATAATCATCTGATCAAAAAATGAAGTTGGTGGGAGTTGATTAGTATCACCCATAACCACCGCAGTTTTTCCCCGTAAAAAGGCACCTAGAGCGTCTTCTGGTTTTACCTGAGATGCTTCATCAAAGATTACCACATCAAATTCCAGTTTTTCATTGGCCGGATCTAAATACTGGGCAATGGATAAGGGACTCATCATAAAGCATGGTTTAATTTGCTGTATGAGTCCTCCGGATTTTGCTAGAAGTTTTCTTAAAGGTAGGTGGCCTCTTTTTCGTGTGAATTCTCCACTGAGAACATTGGCCTCGGAGTTAGGAGCTGCTCCTCCAAATACTTGAGGCATATTATGATTTAACTTATTGAATAATCGTTTACGATTGAGCTCAATGATTTTTGAATCCAGTTCCTGGAATTCAGTTATTCTACCCTGATGTAAATCTCCAATAAATGTGTAGAGAATGGAAATCTCTTTAAAGGCCATGCTTAAAAGACTATCGGCCAAATTACCTTCCATTATATCCTTAACATCATCAAGGGCTATAGCTCCAGATTCAACTGATGGAATAAATGGTGCTGCCTTGGTTTTCATGCAAAGCTTCTTTTTCTCCAGATACTGAGACCATAAAGGCAAAATACTGAGATTGTCCTTCCATAAACGTAATTTGGTTTTCCATTGACTGAAAGTAACCATTTGTGGTTCTTTATTGAATATTATGTGACTATGAGTATTTAGTGTGGATTTAAGGGCATCTAATGATTTAGAGAAATAATCATTTTCTGCTAAGAGTTCATTTTCCATTTGAGTTATTTTTTCATGGTCTATTCCACTGACAACCAATTCCATAGTTTTATCAGTGATTATATTTTCATTTGCCAGTTTTCTAAATTGAACCATCCACTTGGCAGTGGCCGTTAATTCTTTAACTGAGGAGTTTTCCAGGTTCCAGTGTGATCCAAAGAACTTCCGGGCCACTTCTTCATGTTCATGCAGTTGATTTTTTAAGTTGGTTAGATCTTTTAAAGATTCTAAATCCTGTATAATCTCATAATCATTTTGTGGTGGGTTTTTAATGTAAAGTGAATCAATTTCGTTTTTGATTTTCCGATATTTACCACTTAAAAACTTGATTTTACTGGAAGAATGTTCCAGATAGTCCCTTAACAACTTATCCAGATCTTTTTCCAAGACCGAGTCATGGAATCTTTCCAGTATAGTTATACTTTTTTGAAGTTTCTCCAGTTTCTCTAAAAGTAAAAAGGCGTCATTTTCATGTTCATCCCATACTGGTGAATTTAAAATTTCTAAATCCACTGGCTTTGATTCAGATAATATTTGAGAGGCTAGAATAGTTTTATCCAGTTCATAGAAGTTTTTGGAATTTTTAATACCATATTCCTCTTCAAATGCCTTGACTTTTTTGCGGAATAAATCTAAATTATCTTGAGTTTCAATTATTTGCTGTTCAATCTCCCGTATGGTGGGAGGTAAAATCATTCCAGGGTCAGTTCCAGACCATGGATTTTCAGCTAAGGGAGGTAATAATTCAGAAAGACGGGTGAGGTTTTCCAGTTCAATAATGGATTCTTCCCATTGTTCAGGAGTTATATCTTCTGGAGATGGAATTCTTACCACTGGAATCTCTGGAAACTTCTTCTCTGCACTTTCTTTCATTCCAAAAAGCTGGAAAGGTGATAATCGTATTTTGTATAGTGGCTGATGAAGTGCCCGATTATATTCATTTAATTGTTTTCTAAGGGTCTCTAAACGATTAAGCTGCCGATCAATATCCAGATCTTCTTCCGGCATATCCTTTAGAGAACTTTCCAACTCTTGTAAAAC harbors:
- a CDS encoding DUF3320 domain-containing protein; the protein is MGSKANKSIQKEFKSLRRKLLDLSMRNQLLNFRPRSRTIEVVNDTPSHIYDYLVLNEKKMQFLPQRDEKELERELEKEAEEKRELPEDLSDENSAILESMVENLKIAKVDTIIKDEDKTEDKDSDLWEFPPIDEETVEEQKNRFLETELTPSELQRRLFYINQRARTMLQEQGYNILYLGLGFLEWDEPHVPDIRKAPLVLIPVIIERRKVGMSFSIHWDGNDILTNISLQAKLKEQDIELPEFNMPVNAEGIKKYLKKVKKATKSMKGWKVHDEIQLGFFSFTKFVMYRDLDPATYKETIDITEKPLISAIFNPDLAKERSNFMESEVDERLKYKDVYHVMDADSSQIAAIEDVKAGSNLVVEGPPGTGKSQTIVNLIAELMANDKTILFVSEKMAALEVVKSRLDRIGLGKFCLELHSHKTRKKDVLQELESSLKDMPEEDLDIDRQLNRLETLRKQLNEYNRALHQPLYKIRLSPFQLFGMKESAEKKFPEIPVVRIPSPEDITPEQWEESIIELENLTRLSELLPPLAENPWSGTDPGMILPPTIREIEQQIIETQDNLDLFRKKVKAFEEEYGIKNSKNFYELDKTILASQILSESKPVDLEILNSPVWDEHENDAFLLLEKLEKLQKSITILERFHDSVLEKDLDKLLRDYLEHSSSKIKFLSGKYRKIKNEIDSLYIKNPPQNDYEIIQDLESLKDLTNLKNQLHEHEEVARKFFGSHWNLENSSVKELTATAKWMVQFRKLANENIITDKTMELVVSGIDHEKITQMENELLAENDYFSKSLDALKSTLNTHSHIIFNKEPQMVTFSQWKTKLRLWKDNLSILPLWSQYLEKKKLCMKTKAAPFIPSVESGAIALDDVKDIMEGNLADSLLSMAFKEISILYTFIGDLHQGRITEFQELDSKIIELNRKRLFNKLNHNMPQVFGGAAPNSEANVLSGEFTRKRGHLPLRKLLAKSGGLIQQIKPCFMMSPLSIAQYLDPANEKLEFDVVIFDEASQVKPEDALGAFLRGKTAVVMGDTNQLPPTSFFDQMIISEEETEEVARAADMESILHLCKRSFQVKMLRWHYRSRHESLIAVSNQEFYDNYLLVYPSPCHESEELGLKLNYLPETVYERGRGSFNPVEAKEVVKEIFNHFRKYKGTKSLGVGTFSVAQMNAILEELELMRKEHPKMERYFREDADEHFFVKNLETIQGDERDVIFISIGYGFDENQKISMNFGPLNQEGGERRLNVLITRAREKCVAFSNFRSMDLHVTGGTPFGVKALKTFLQYAENGSLSLEKGTNDEIQSPFEDSVYQFLEEHGLEVERSIGCAGFRVDMAIVDPEDHGRYMVGIECDGAMYHSSAVARDRDRLREQVLEGLGWKIIHVWSTDWYRNREETQKKLLNAIGVIEIETTTELEKESEEINDLGENLEEIEESEIAIGELAEETMDEKSENEVLIENGIKLSSSELDSSFEVQSSYAHPENIVSKNIDAENIPSEDIDSEDSDITGNVKTSDIDSTIDSDIGQPLSKETDLEESNLQTEEIDSEHSKQLNPSSPPKLEDKLIPYQPYESTTLTTSDELYKSPTPVVSTVVSEIVSIEGPIHYEEIIRRIREGCGLRRAGNKVRNIISSAVEMAENNGNIRRSGDFLLLNDTSNVPVRQRIYKPNITFISAEEIEEAIRMVLDFESMTPERELVIKTSRLFGFKTTSKKTFDRINSVLRDMINKGVLKEFNGKIDFNR